One Schlesneria paludicola DSM 18645 DNA segment encodes these proteins:
- a CDS encoding serine/threonine protein kinase has protein sequence MASSLNQPKSESDLGTGSAFGFSWRSGKGVGPETVITQPRSNPPPGGSSEGPVINNELVPRLFPTHYETEIVSGILIGHFRIQRRIGVGGMGSVFLALDESLKREVALKILSPSLSLDHTSIQRFQNEAQAAARLDHDNIARVFYSGEEAGLHFIAYEYVPGQNLRDVIRAKGWLEPSEAVNYAIQLAAALHHSSSAGVIHRDIKPSNVLITPFGRAKLVDLGLARKTSVESSIELTVPGTTMGTFDYISPEQARDPHSVDVRSDIYSLGCTLYHMLTGEPPYPEGTVLQKLLDHQAKEPPDPSKKNRRVSPILSRVVRKMMASQPARRYATPSELLRDLLLVARDLGAGAVPIDGQVWLTATRFKPPVWQSNFGWVATTCALCLMVTVAQLYPGLLLRLMQPITGVRYSPPTVTKAGDTLGNRPNLESEKPSVDAETLTSPKLASTSGSTLAPVTSESKFFGPGKNDPSLPASPFDGDRPNAIVPIPLTTPETTPKTESRPGATITAENPTPFQIVGGGSYSTLEAACAEASDSGGIRVIELLYDGLREPERPIRLNKKKVVIRARDGFHPTIRFSDVDTSSEQPHMITVAGGSLEFFNVDLEMTVPSRIGTDRWSLFALERPEKVQLKGVTLTVNNPQYKSACFFEQRASAGQGLETIGSRLDGMPLVPPELVLTGCLVRGKADLIVMRDPVPARYELKDSAIGIDGNLLQLKLVMDSDGMERESIKLELEHLTLRSAQCLLAIEGSGGQTERLPPIIIDARNNILSCRPVRTLVSMRGLADFMDFQKSFQWRGNFNFYDNVETFLEVLSSQPNSSRKLDHNDWKNLTNEGIGSNNTVVNWRNKNVDRSYSNWTTGSFRVSSESELAVRGSDGTAGAPLDSLRPQDKN, from the coding sequence ATGGCAAGCAGCCTGAATCAACCGAAATCCGAATCGGACCTGGGAACAGGTTCGGCGTTCGGATTTTCGTGGCGTTCAGGTAAGGGTGTCGGTCCCGAAACTGTGATTACTCAGCCCCGTTCGAATCCCCCCCCGGGCGGTTCGAGCGAAGGGCCGGTCATCAACAATGAACTTGTCCCGCGACTGTTTCCGACTCACTACGAAACGGAAATTGTTTCCGGCATCTTGATCGGTCATTTCCGGATTCAGCGACGCATCGGTGTCGGCGGTATGGGAAGCGTCTTTCTCGCACTCGACGAAAGCCTGAAGCGCGAAGTCGCTCTGAAAATCCTGTCGCCGTCACTCTCGCTTGATCATACGTCCATTCAACGTTTTCAGAATGAGGCCCAAGCTGCCGCGCGACTGGACCATGACAACATCGCTCGGGTGTTCTATTCGGGCGAAGAGGCGGGCCTGCATTTCATTGCGTACGAGTACGTTCCCGGCCAGAACTTGCGAGATGTCATCCGCGCCAAAGGCTGGCTCGAGCCGTCAGAGGCGGTCAACTACGCCATTCAACTGGCCGCCGCATTGCATCATTCTTCGAGCGCCGGCGTCATTCATCGCGACATCAAACCATCCAACGTCTTGATCACTCCTTTCGGGCGCGCAAAGCTTGTCGACCTGGGGTTGGCACGAAAAACGTCGGTGGAATCGTCGATCGAACTGACGGTGCCGGGCACGACGATGGGCACCTTCGACTACATCTCGCCCGAGCAGGCGCGCGATCCACATAGCGTCGACGTCCGCAGCGATATCTATTCGCTGGGCTGCACGCTGTACCATATGCTGACTGGCGAGCCACCGTACCCTGAAGGCACGGTCCTGCAGAAGCTTCTTGACCATCAGGCCAAAGAACCCCCCGACCCTTCCAAGAAGAATCGTCGCGTTTCCCCGATCCTGTCTCGTGTGGTCCGCAAGATGATGGCCAGCCAGCCCGCACGGCGGTACGCCACACCAAGCGAATTGTTGCGAGATTTGCTACTGGTTGCGCGCGACCTCGGAGCAGGGGCCGTCCCGATCGACGGACAGGTCTGGCTGACCGCCACGCGATTCAAACCTCCCGTCTGGCAAAGCAATTTCGGGTGGGTCGCCACCACTTGTGCCCTGTGCTTGATGGTAACGGTGGCTCAACTTTATCCAGGACTTCTGCTGCGCCTCATGCAGCCAATCACAGGTGTGCGCTACTCGCCGCCCACCGTCACGAAGGCAGGCGACACACTCGGCAATCGTCCCAATCTGGAATCAGAGAAACCGTCCGTTGATGCAGAGACGCTGACGTCGCCAAAACTGGCAAGCACATCAGGAAGTACGCTCGCACCTGTCACAAGCGAATCCAAGTTCTTCGGCCCGGGCAAAAACGATCCGTCACTACCAGCGTCACCATTCGATGGCGATCGGCCCAATGCCATCGTCCCCATCCCACTAACAACCCCTGAAACGACTCCCAAGACCGAGTCGCGGCCGGGAGCAACAATCACGGCCGAAAACCCCACGCCGTTTCAGATTGTCGGAGGGGGATCATACTCCACGCTTGAGGCAGCCTGTGCCGAAGCTTCGGACTCGGGCGGAATCCGCGTGATCGAGCTTCTTTACGACGGACTACGCGAGCCCGAGCGACCAATCCGGCTCAACAAGAAGAAAGTCGTGATCCGGGCACGTGATGGCTTCCATCCGACGATTCGATTTTCGGACGTCGATACCAGCTCAGAACAACCGCACATGATTACCGTGGCGGGAGGATCTCTGGAGTTTTTCAACGTCGATCTGGAAATGACGGTTCCGAGCAGGATCGGTACCGATCGCTGGTCCCTGTTCGCCTTGGAACGGCCCGAGAAAGTGCAACTCAAGGGTGTCACTCTGACAGTGAACAATCCGCAGTATAAGTCTGCCTGCTTTTTCGAGCAGCGGGCTTCAGCGGGTCAAGGGCTGGAAACCATTGGAAGTCGCCTCGACGGGATGCCGCTGGTCCCGCCCGAGCTTGTATTGACCGGATGCCTGGTGCGTGGCAAGGCCGATCTCATCGTCATGCGTGATCCCGTTCCCGCCCGTTACGAACTGAAAGATTCCGCGATCGGCATTGATGGCAATCTACTGCAATTGAAGCTGGTGATGGACTCGGACGGGATGGAAAGGGAAAGCATCAAGCTGGAACTGGAACATTTGACGCTGCGGTCTGCACAGTGCCTGCTGGCAATCGAAGGATCTGGCGGACAGACGGAAAGACTCCCCCCGATCATCATCGACGCGCGAAATAACATCCTCTCGTGTCGCCCCGTCCGTACGCTGGTGTCAATGCGCGGACTGGCCGATTTCATGGACTTTCAAAAGTCGTTCCAATGGCGCGGCAACTTTAACTTCTATGACAACGTGGAAACGTTCCTGGAGGTACTGTCCTCGCAACCCAACAGCAGCCGCAAACTGGATCACAACGATTGGAAAAACCTGACCAATGAAGGCATCGGCTCCAACAATACCGTCGTGAACTGGCGCAATAAGAACGTCGATCGTTCGTATTCGAACTGGACCACCGGCAGCTTCAGAGTGAGCAGCGAATCGGAGCTGGCCGTACGTGGAAGCGACGGAACCGCGGGAGCTCCCCTCGATAGCTTACGACCTCAGGATAAGAACTAA